A region from the Mercenaria mercenaria strain notata chromosome 7, MADL_Memer_1, whole genome shotgun sequence genome encodes:
- the LOC123554719 gene encoding uncharacterized protein LOC123554719 — protein MHCKGCIFTVVLLAVFRHVECRHFLDHGMATGRMVHMQDRVIESCRGHFMCEPFPYRRSLGLTCVHANSVCDGIKDCKHGEDEDQQECQHKGHKGGGMVLYDSHASDHAGDFPLDHGDRAYDVLDEYKGDGEEGQKTAGSSSKKEPPKNHKTQSSRPHVIVIQQPAAKVAHAPPPKKHRPIMPKHRPIVPMPFPVRPPIIPQPIGLPPPIMGGGLGLLGGLGIGGLAELLD, from the exons ATGCATTGcaag GGCTGCATATTTACGGTGGTTCTCCTAGCAGTGTTTCGACATGTTGAATGTAGACACTTTCTGGATCATGGGATGGCAACGGGAAGAATGGTTCATATGCAAGATCGTGTAATAG AAAGCTGCCGAGGACATTTCATGTGTGAGCCGTTCCCGTATCGGCGCTCACTTGGTCTTACCTGCGTACATGCAAATAGCGTTTGTGATGGTATTAAAGACTGCAAACATGGAGAAGATGAAGATCAGCAGGAGTGTCAACACAAAGGCCATAAAG GGGGCGGTATGGTTTTATATGACTCACATGCAAGCGACCACGCGGGAGATTTCCCACTCGATCATGGGGATCGCGCATATGATGTCTTAGATGAATACAAAGGCGATGGCGAAGAGGGGCAAAAAACAGCCGGTAGCTCGAGTAAAAAGGAACCACCGAAAAATCACAAAACGCAGAGCTCGAGGCCACACGTGATCGTTATACAACAGCCCGCAGCGAAAGTGGCACATGCACCTCCTCCAAAAAAGCACAGACCTATTATGCCTAAGCATCGACCAA TTGTGCCCATGCCGTTTCCCGTCAGACCACCAATTATTCCACAACCCATAGGGCTGCCACCACCCATTATGGGAGGAGGACTTGGGCTTCTTGGAGGACTAGGAATTGGAGGACTGGCAGAACTGTTGGACTGA